The genomic stretch CGATAGTAATGGCATCGTCGGTTATCCCTGTTATTGTACCATATAACCCGCTCGATGTTATAATCCTATCACCCTTCTTCAGATTCTCAATAAAGGACTTCTGCTGTTTTGCCCTCTTCTGCTGGGGTCTGATAAGCAGAAAATAGAAGACAACAAACAGGA from Syntrophorhabdaceae bacterium encodes the following:
- the yajC gene encoding preprotein translocase subunit YajC; the encoded protein is MNTAYAMGSQPAAGQGGASQWMSFLPLILLFVVFYFLLIRPQQKRAKQQKSFIENLKKGDRIITSSGLYGTITGITDDAITIEIAEKVRVKIAKNGVASLQQTQ